In Streptomyces alboniger, the following are encoded in one genomic region:
- the nudC gene encoding NAD(+) diphosphatase, with protein MTTWTDSTADRPVALTAPSDIDRAAHHRMDEAWLAAAWSHPTTRVFVVSGGQVLIDETPEGRTELVMTPSFEAPLTEAHRYFLGTDDDGVSYFALQKDTLPGRMDQSARPAGLREAGLLLSPRDAGLMVHAVALENWQRLHRFCSRCGERTVIAAAGHIRRCQACGAEHYPRTDPAVIMAVRDSEDRILLGRQVHWPEGRFSTLAGFVEPGESIEQSVRREVFEEAGVTVGDVEYVASQPWPFPSSLMLGFMADATSSEINVDGEEIHEARWFSREDLRAAFESGEVLPPYGISIAARLIELWYGKPLPKPGTVG; from the coding sequence GTGACCACCTGGACCGACAGCACCGCAGACCGACCCGTCGCGCTGACCGCGCCGAGCGACATCGACCGTGCGGCCCACCACCGCATGGACGAGGCCTGGCTCGCCGCTGCCTGGAGCCACCCCACCACCCGGGTCTTCGTGGTGTCCGGCGGCCAGGTGCTCATCGACGAGACCCCCGAGGGCCGCACCGAGCTGGTCATGACCCCGTCGTTCGAGGCGCCGCTCACCGAGGCACACCGCTACTTCCTGGGCACCGACGACGACGGCGTCAGCTACTTCGCGCTCCAGAAGGACACCCTGCCGGGCCGCATGGACCAGTCGGCGCGCCCCGCCGGACTGCGCGAGGCGGGGCTTCTGCTCTCACCCCGGGACGCGGGCCTGATGGTGCACGCCGTCGCTCTGGAGAACTGGCAGCGTCTGCACCGCTTCTGCTCTCGCTGCGGCGAGCGCACCGTCATCGCCGCGGCGGGCCACATCCGCCGCTGCCAGGCGTGCGGCGCCGAGCACTACCCGCGCACGGACCCCGCCGTGATCATGGCGGTCAGGGACAGCGAGGACCGCATCCTCCTCGGCCGCCAGGTGCACTGGCCCGAAGGCCGCTTCTCGACCCTCGCGGGCTTCGTCGAGCCGGGGGAGTCCATCGAGCAGTCGGTGCGGCGCGAGGTCTTCGAGGAGGCGGGCGTCACGGTCGGCGATGTCGAGTACGTCGCGAGCCAGCCCTGGCCGTTCCCCTCCAGCCTGATGCTGGGCTTCATGGCCGACGCGACCTCCTCGGAGATCAACGTGGACGGCGAGGAGATCCACGAGGCCCGCTGGTTCTCCCGGGAAGACCTGCGGGCCGCGTTCGAGTCCGGGGAGGTCCTGCCTCCGTACGGCATCTCGATCGCGGCCCGGCTGATCGAACTCTGGTACGGCAAGCCCCTGCCGAAGCCGGGGACCGTCGGCTGA
- a CDS encoding class I SAM-dependent methyltransferase: MERINTHMTLAESWDQYAVGSKPRRATNTKGETSWLNWTQYPDHGPDESVLGPVAGRAVLELGSGSGNNLAHLVMLGAAGVGVDVAPAREGRAREQWGHLSGLEFRTAEATAFLRVTSRSFDVVLSIFGAVWFVDPLTLLPLIRSRMTTGGILAFSHLPPGSQAPRPGKAGMRHDHTPEEWSRMLENHGFGNVSATVLPPPEGQSAGTMLVTSVAV; this comes from the coding sequence ATGGAAAGGATCAACACACACATGACGTTGGCTGAGTCATGGGACCAGTACGCAGTCGGCAGCAAGCCCCGCCGGGCCACCAACACCAAAGGGGAAACCTCTTGGCTGAACTGGACGCAGTACCCGGACCATGGGCCGGACGAGAGCGTTCTGGGCCCTGTAGCGGGCCGCGCCGTCCTGGAGCTTGGATCGGGCAGCGGGAACAACCTTGCACACCTGGTGATGCTCGGCGCTGCCGGTGTCGGCGTGGACGTGGCCCCTGCCCGCGAAGGGAGAGCACGGGAACAGTGGGGGCACCTGTCGGGCCTTGAGTTCCGGACGGCCGAAGCGACGGCGTTCCTGCGGGTCACCTCACGGTCGTTCGACGTGGTGCTGTCCATCTTCGGGGCTGTGTGGTTCGTGGACCCCTTGACTCTGCTCCCGCTCATCCGGTCCCGCATGACGACCGGCGGCATCCTCGCGTTCTCCCACCTCCCCCCCGGAAGCCAAGCACCACGCCCCGGCAAGGCAGGGATGCGTCACGACCACACCCCTGAGGAGTGGTCACGCATGCTTGAGAACCACGGCTTCGGAAACGTGTCGGCAACGGTGCTTCCACCCCCGGAAGGGCAGTCAGCGGGAACGATGCTGGTTACGTCCGTGGCGGTCTGA
- a CDS encoding glycine-rich domain-containing protein, with translation MSTLLVVRDPKAYVTPDVWEREVAFLLRDPQNTRELAERKFGQAIAFVMTCGENPDLLMGPTNTVDEAWHSFMLDSIHYTHFTNRHFGRYIHHVPELPGSTADTACVQAGDHADGHDPKTGMPLVLAQTIKTIKAAGFEIDAELWGMADAADCNQCHAGCHDSPKKQ, from the coding sequence ATGAGCACGTTACTCGTGGTCCGAGACCCGAAGGCGTACGTCACCCCGGACGTGTGGGAGCGGGAGGTAGCGTTTCTCCTCCGCGACCCGCAAAACACGCGGGAACTGGCTGAGCGGAAGTTTGGTCAGGCCATCGCGTTCGTGATGACCTGCGGCGAGAACCCGGATCTCCTCATGGGGCCGACGAACACCGTGGACGAGGCTTGGCACTCGTTCATGCTGGACTCGATCCACTACACGCACTTCACGAACCGCCACTTCGGCCGGTACATCCATCACGTCCCGGAGCTGCCCGGCAGCACAGCCGACACGGCGTGCGTGCAAGCGGGCGACCACGCCGACGGCCACGACCCGAAGACCGGCATGCCGCTCGTTCTGGCCCAGACGATCAAGACCATCAAGGCCGCTGGTTTCGAGATCGACGCCGAGCTGTGGGGCATGGCCGACGCGGCGGACTGCAACCAGTGCCACGCCGGGTGTCACGACTCCCCGAAGAAGCAGTAG
- a CDS encoding mycoredoxin, whose translation MPGTVTMYSTTWCGYCRRLKGQMDREGIAYEEINIEQDPDSAAFVEKANGGNQTVPTLLVISASGTESVMTNPSLAQVKQALDAA comes from the coding sequence ATGCCGGGCACTGTGACGATGTACAGCACCACGTGGTGCGGCTACTGCCGCCGCCTCAAGGGTCAGATGGACCGTGAGGGCATCGCGTACGAGGAGATCAACATCGAGCAGGACCCGGACTCGGCGGCCTTCGTCGAGAAGGCGAACGGCGGAAACCAGACGGTTCCGACGCTCCTGGTAATTTCCGCCAGTGGTACGGAGTCGGTCATGACGAACCCGTCGCTCGCTCAGGTCAAGCAGGCGCTCGACGCAGCCTGA
- a CDS encoding ATP-dependent DNA helicase UvrD2, which translates to MCVVLLRSWGASRNDTNVRDPATIPALVRPRAHPCGQPAHPPPATWQHGRVTSATHSTLFPQVPDSADAVLAGLDPEQREVATALHGPVCVLAGAGTGKTRAITHRIAYGVRAGILQPASVLAVTFTNRAAGEMRGRLRQLGASGVQARTFHSAALRQLQFFWPKAVGGSLPRIVDRKIKLVADAAAACRIRLDRNELRDLTSEIEWSKVTQTVPADYAAAAAKSGRDIPRDPAEIAQIYAAYEDLKRDRAVIDFEDVLLLAVGILQDRHDIAEQVRAQYQHFVVDEYQDVSPLQQRLLELWLGERDSLCVVGDASQTIYSFTGATPDHLLNFRTRHPGATVVKLVRDYRSTPQVVHLANGLLSQARGRAADHRLELISQREPGPDPLYTEYADEPAEAEGAARRIRALLADGTPASEIAVLFRTNSQSEIYEQALADAGIPYQLRGAERFFERTEVREAGAALRGAARFGNNDALLDDVVDLPSQVRAVLSTKGWTTQPPAGSGAARDRWESLAALVRLAEDFARATPQATLADLVAELDERANAQHAPTVEGVTLASLHAAKGLEWDAVFLVGLAEGMMPITYAKTDEQIEEERRLLYVGVTRARVHLSLSWALSRSPGGRPGRRPSRFLDGLRPGSGAGAAGRAAAGGPGGIERGSAPEGAVAAVGTRRRTSRAPARCRVCGRTLTDAGEMKLMRCEDCPSDMDEGLYERLREWRSAQAKQLGQPAYCVFTDKTLIAIAEAVPDDEGELARIPGVGVRKFHRFGAEVLAICAGQEGVRGADGE; encoded by the coding sequence ATGTGTGTCGTGCTCCTTCGTAGCTGGGGTGCGTCTCGCAATGACACGAACGTACGTGACCCGGCCACCATTCCCGCATTAGTACGACCGCGGGCCCACCCCTGTGGACAACCGGCTCACCCGCCCCCGGCGACCTGGCAGCATGGCAGGGTGACATCAGCAACGCACTCCACCCTCTTCCCGCAGGTCCCGGACTCTGCCGACGCGGTGCTCGCCGGGCTCGACCCCGAGCAGCGCGAGGTGGCCACCGCCCTGCACGGGCCGGTGTGCGTCCTCGCGGGCGCCGGCACCGGCAAGACCCGAGCGATCACCCACCGGATCGCCTACGGGGTGCGTGCCGGCATCCTCCAGCCCGCCAGTGTGCTGGCCGTCACCTTTACCAACCGCGCCGCGGGTGAGATGCGCGGCCGCCTCCGCCAGCTCGGCGCCTCCGGTGTCCAGGCCCGCACCTTCCACTCCGCGGCCCTGCGCCAGCTCCAGTTCTTCTGGCCGAAAGCAGTGGGCGGGTCCCTCCCCAGAATCGTCGACCGCAAGATCAAACTCGTCGCGGACGCGGCCGCAGCCTGCCGCATCCGCCTCGACCGCAACGAACTGCGCGACCTGACCAGCGAGATCGAATGGTCCAAGGTCACCCAGACCGTTCCCGCCGACTACGCCGCGGCCGCGGCCAAATCCGGCCGTGACATCCCCCGCGACCCCGCCGAGATCGCCCAGATCTACGCGGCGTACGAGGACCTCAAGCGCGACCGCGCCGTCATCGACTTCGAAGACGTCCTGCTCCTCGCCGTCGGCATCCTCCAGGACCGGCACGACATCGCCGAACAGGTCCGCGCCCAGTACCAGCACTTCGTGGTCGACGAGTACCAGGACGTGAGCCCCCTCCAGCAGCGCCTACTGGAGCTCTGGCTCGGCGAGCGCGACAGCCTCTGCGTCGTCGGCGACGCCAGCCAGACGATCTACTCCTTCACCGGCGCGACCCCCGACCACCTGCTGAACTTCCGCACCCGCCACCCCGGGGCCACCGTCGTCAAGCTCGTCCGTGACTACCGCTCCACCCCCCAGGTCGTCCACCTCGCCAACGGCCTGCTCTCCCAGGCCCGCGGCCGGGCCGCCGACCACCGGCTGGAGCTGATCTCCCAGCGCGAGCCCGGCCCGGACCCCCTCTACACCGAGTACGCGGACGAGCCGGCCGAAGCCGAAGGCGCCGCCCGCCGTATCCGCGCCCTCCTCGCCGACGGCACCCCCGCCAGCGAGATCGCGGTCCTCTTCCGTACGAACTCCCAGTCGGAGATCTACGAACAGGCACTCGCCGACGCGGGCATCCCCTACCAGCTGCGCGGCGCCGAGCGGTTCTTCGAGCGCACCGAAGTCCGCGAAGCGGGCGCGGCCCTGCGCGGCGCGGCCCGATTCGGGAACAACGACGCCCTCCTGGACGACGTCGTCGACCTGCCCTCCCAAGTCCGCGCCGTGCTCTCGACCAAGGGCTGGACGACCCAGCCCCCCGCGGGCTCCGGCGCGGCCCGGGACCGCTGGGAGTCCCTGGCCGCACTGGTACGCCTCGCCGAGGACTTCGCCCGCGCCACACCGCAGGCCACCCTGGCCGACCTCGTGGCCGAACTGGACGAGCGGGCCAACGCCCAGCACGCCCCCACCGTCGAAGGCGTCACCCTGGCCTCGCTCCACGCGGCCAAGGGACTGGAGTGGGACGCCGTGTTCCTCGTCGGCCTCGCCGAAGGCATGATGCCGATCACCTACGCCAAGACCGACGAGCAGATCGAGGAGGAGCGCCGCCTCCTCTATGTGGGGGTGACCCGCGCCCGCGTCCACCTCTCGCTCTCCTGGGCCCTGTCCCGCTCACCGGGCGGCCGTCCGGGCCGCCGCCCCAGCCGCTTCCTCGACGGGCTGCGCCCCGGCTCAGGAGCGGGGGCGGCAGGCCGCGCCGCGGCCGGCGGTCCCGGCGGCATCGAGCGCGGCAGCGCCCCGGAGGGGGCGGTCGCGGCGGTCGGCACCCGCCGACGCACGAGCCGGGCCCCGGCCCGCTGCCGGGTCTGCGGCCGCACCCTCACCGACGCGGGCGAGATGAAACTCATGCGGTGCGAGGACTGCCCGTCCGACATGGACGAAGGACTCTACGAACGGCTGAGGGAGTGGCGCTCCGCCCAGGCGAAGCAGCTGGGGCAGCCCGCGTACTGCGTCTTCACGGACAAGACCTTGATCGCCATCGCGGAGGCCGTGCCGGACGACGAGGGCGAGCTGGCGCGGATCCCCGGTGTCGGCGTCCGTAAGTTTCACCGCTTCGGCGCCGAGGTCCTCGCCATTTGTGCAGGTCAGGAGGGTGTAAGGGGCGCCGACGGAGAATGA
- a CDS encoding WhiB family transcriptional regulator — MQLETHAPSVPPSQTISPPTPTEDPTLTPLTALTALDDAIENLGVPVPCRAYDPEVFFAESPADVEYAKSLCRTCPLMEACLAGAKERREPWGVWGGELFVQGVVVARKRPRGRPRKNPVVA, encoded by the coding sequence GTGCAACTTGAAACGCACGCCCCGTCCGTACCGCCTTCACAGACGATCTCCCCGCCCACTCCCACGGAGGACCCGACCTTGACTCCCCTGACCGCGCTCACCGCGCTCGACGACGCCATCGAGAACCTCGGCGTACCCGTTCCCTGCCGTGCCTACGACCCCGAGGTCTTCTTCGCCGAGTCCCCGGCCGACGTCGAGTACGCCAAGTCGCTCTGCCGCACCTGCCCGCTGATGGAGGCCTGCCTCGCCGGCGCCAAGGAGCGGCGTGAGCCGTGGGGCGTCTGGGGCGGCGAGCTGTTCGTCCAGGGTGTCGTCGTCGCCCGCAAGCGGCCCCGTGGCCGCCCGCGCAAGAACCCGGTCGTCGCATGA
- a CDS encoding ABC1 kinase family protein: MSDLPRKAVTRTAKLAALPLGFAGRATWGLGKRIGGKSAEIVGRELQQRTAEQLFKVLGELKGGAMKFGQALSVFESALPEEVAGPYRAALTKLQEAAPPMPTSTVHSVLAERLGEDWRERFLEFEDKPAAAASIGQVHRAVWEDGREVAVKVQYPGAGEALLSDLNQLSRFARLLGPLIPGMDIKPLITELRDRVSEELDYGLEAQAQQAHAREFADDPDVMVPEVVHQSEQVLVTEWIDGTPLSEVIADGTQEQRDRAGQLLARFLFSGPARTGLLHADPHPGNFRLLPDEKGGWRLGVLDFGTVDRLPGGLPATIGESLRMTLDGEADAVYEMLCEEGFVKETVELEPDAVLDYLLPIIEPMLVDEFTFSRGWMRSQAARVADPRSPAYQLGKRLNLPPAYLLIHRVTLSTIGVLCQLGATVRMRTELEEWLPGFVVQAEEAESDTAAEA; the protein is encoded by the coding sequence ATGTCTGATCTTCCCCGGAAGGCGGTCACCCGAACCGCCAAACTGGCCGCGCTGCCGCTCGGCTTCGCGGGACGCGCGACCTGGGGGCTCGGCAAGCGGATCGGGGGCAAGTCGGCGGAGATCGTCGGGCGCGAGCTGCAACAGCGCACGGCGGAGCAGCTGTTCAAGGTCCTCGGCGAACTCAAGGGCGGCGCGATGAAGTTCGGGCAGGCCCTGTCCGTCTTCGAGTCGGCGCTGCCGGAGGAGGTCGCGGGGCCCTACCGCGCAGCGCTTACGAAACTCCAGGAGGCGGCCCCGCCGATGCCGACGAGCACGGTGCACTCCGTGCTCGCGGAGCGGCTCGGCGAGGACTGGCGCGAGCGGTTCCTGGAGTTCGAGGACAAGCCCGCGGCCGCCGCGTCGATCGGCCAGGTGCATCGGGCGGTCTGGGAGGACGGGCGCGAGGTCGCGGTCAAGGTGCAGTACCCGGGAGCGGGCGAGGCACTGCTGTCTGATCTGAACCAACTGAGCCGGTTTGCCCGCCTTCTGGGGCCACTGATCCCTGGAATGGACATCAAGCCGCTCATCACAGAGCTGCGAGACCGGGTGTCGGAAGAGCTCGACTACGGCCTGGAGGCGCAGGCACAGCAGGCGCACGCGCGGGAGTTCGCCGACGACCCCGACGTGATGGTGCCCGAGGTGGTGCACCAGAGCGAGCAGGTCCTGGTCACCGAGTGGATCGACGGGACGCCTTTGTCGGAGGTGATAGCGGACGGCACACAGGAGCAGCGCGACCGGGCGGGCCAGCTGCTGGCCCGCTTTCTCTTCTCGGGCCCGGCGCGCACAGGACTGCTGCACGCCGACCCGCACCCCGGAAACTTCCGGCTGCTGCCGGACGAGAAGGGCGGCTGGCGGCTCGGCGTCCTGGACTTCGGCACGGTGGACCGGCTGCCGGGCGGCCTGCCCGCGACCATCGGCGAATCCCTGCGGATGACGCTGGACGGCGAGGCCGATGCGGTCTACGAGATGTTGTGCGAGGAGGGCTTCGTCAAGGAGACCGTCGAACTCGAACCGGACGCGGTGCTCGACTACCTCCTGCCGATCATCGAGCCGATGCTGGTGGACGAGTTCACCTTCAGCCGGGGCTGGATGCGCAGCCAGGCGGCGCGCGTGGCCGACCCCCGCTCCCCCGCCTACCAACTGGGCAAGCGGCTGAACCTCCCACCCGCGTATCTGCTGATACACCGTGTGACGCTGAGCACGATCGGAGTGCTCTGCCAGCTGGGCGCGACGGTGCGGATGCGGACCGAGCTGGAGGAGTGGCTGCCCGGCTTCGTGGTGCAGGCGGAGGAGGCGGAGAGCGACACGGCGGCGGAGGCCTGA
- a CDS encoding TOMM precursor leader peptide-binding protein, which yields MHPTLKPALRRGWRDLSTVQFGVAPAHALVLGPMDTATGSFLSLLDGTRGLPLLREEGKRMGLPDGHVDKLLGELSRAGLLDDSTGGGPAADALRKRSGPMDRLQADLASLSLVSSEPGEAIEKLAARRTMRVRVQGAGRVGAVVASVLAGAGVGHVEVLDGGHVEPWDVAPGGHPADAIGQRRDTSARRLVRQSAPDRPARPAPPEPPSAPLRQTRRSRQPSTQEGGVGLSLVIIAPRDGLDAYAPDPTATEALLAAGTPHLYAGVIEGTGVVGPLVLPGSSACAGCLFRQRADRDPTWARMLAQWRSGRARHVPSCDLALSTSAAGLAAGHALAFLDGVSSACAGARWEASVPGFDWHSRPVWPHPACPCGASTPVKGDRLTTAMDQHATMAG from the coding sequence ATGCATCCGACATTGAAGCCGGCGCTGCGGCGCGGCTGGCGGGACCTGAGCACTGTGCAGTTCGGGGTGGCCCCCGCGCACGCCTTGGTGCTCGGCCCGATGGACACCGCGACGGGCAGCTTCCTGAGCCTTCTGGACGGCACCCGCGGGCTGCCGCTCCTGCGTGAGGAGGGCAAGCGAATGGGGCTGCCCGACGGGCACGTGGACAAATTACTGGGAGAGCTGTCGCGGGCCGGGCTGCTCGACGACTCGACGGGCGGCGGCCCCGCGGCCGACGCCCTGCGCAAGCGCAGCGGCCCCATGGACCGGCTGCAGGCAGACCTGGCCTCGCTGTCGCTCGTCTCGTCCGAGCCGGGCGAGGCGATCGAGAAGCTGGCGGCGCGTCGCACCATGCGGGTCCGCGTTCAGGGGGCGGGGCGGGTGGGCGCGGTCGTGGCCTCCGTCCTCGCGGGCGCGGGCGTGGGCCACGTGGAGGTGCTGGACGGTGGGCATGTGGAGCCCTGGGATGTCGCGCCGGGCGGACATCCGGCGGACGCGATCGGGCAGCGCAGGGACACCTCCGCGCGACGGCTCGTGCGGCAGTCGGCGCCCGACCGGCCGGCACGCCCCGCGCCACCCGAGCCCCCCTCAGCCCCACTCCGACAGACCCGACGGTCCCGACAGCCCTCGACACAGGAGGGAGGAGTCGGCCTGTCCCTCGTGATCATCGCCCCTCGGGACGGCCTGGACGCGTACGCCCCCGACCCGACCGCCACGGAGGCCCTCCTCGCTGCGGGCACCCCCCACCTCTACGCCGGAGTGATCGAGGGGACAGGCGTGGTGGGTCCCTTGGTCCTGCCCGGGTCGAGCGCTTGCGCGGGCTGCCTCTTCCGGCAGCGCGCGGACCGCGACCCCACCTGGGCCCGGATGCTGGCGCAGTGGCGCTCGGGGCGTGCGCGGCACGTGCCCTCGTGCGACCTGGCCCTGTCGACATCGGCGGCCGGACTGGCCGCAGGCCACGCGCTGGCCTTCCTCGACGGGGTGTCCTCGGCCTGTGCCGGTGCTCGCTGGGAGGCCTCCGTCCCGGGATTCGACTGGCACTCGCGCCCGGTTTGGCCGCATCCCGCATGCCCGTGCGGGGCGAGCACACCCGTTAAGGGGGATCGCCTCACCACGGCCATGGACCAACACGCAACAATGGCCGGGTAA
- a CDS encoding M48 family metallopeptidase, whose amino-acid sequence MPADPSPRAAAETSARRAGTPQRSTTSPSPSGAGTSAVEVRRSARRRRTVSAYREGDRTVVLIPARMSEAEEQRWVNVMLDKLAAQESKRLLGDAELSERAGQLSEQYFDGRARPVSVRWVTNQNTRWGSCTPSEGSIRLSHRLQGMPEYVVDYVLVHELAHLLVPGHGPGFWRLLEAYPRTERARGYLEGVVAASRLPHLPTAREE is encoded by the coding sequence GTGCCCGCCGACCCGTCCCCTCGCGCCGCTGCGGAGACCTCAGCGCGCCGCGCCGGAACTCCACAGCGCAGCACGACCAGTCCGTCGCCGTCCGGTGCGGGGACCAGCGCGGTCGAGGTCAGACGCAGCGCCCGCCGCCGTAGAACGGTCTCGGCGTACCGGGAGGGCGACCGCACCGTCGTCCTCATCCCCGCCCGCATGTCCGAGGCGGAGGAGCAGCGCTGGGTCAACGTGATGCTGGACAAGCTCGCGGCACAGGAGAGCAAGCGGCTTCTGGGCGACGCGGAACTCTCCGAGCGCGCCGGACAGCTGTCCGAGCAGTACTTCGACGGCCGCGCGAGGCCCGTCTCCGTTCGCTGGGTCACGAACCAGAACACCCGCTGGGGTTCCTGTACCCCCTCGGAAGGCAGCATCCGCCTTTCGCACCGACTTCAGGGCATGCCCGAGTACGTCGTGGACTACGTCCTCGTCCACGAGCTGGCCCACCTTCTCGTCCCCGGTCACGGGCCCGGTTTCTGGCGCCTTCTGGAGGCCTATCCGCGCACGGAGCGGGCCAGGGGGTACCTCGAAGGAGTGGTCGCGGCCAGTCGGCTGCCCCATCTGCCGACCGCCCGCGAGGAGTGA
- a CDS encoding TerD family protein, giving the protein MAREFQRGHKAKISDLTAGTDLYVGVQISAPGLTFDISCFGLDASERLSDDRYFIFFNQPKSPEESIQLLGAQAGDTESFRVTLDRVPQQIQRLSFTATIDGAGQMSQVASGYIRIVAGGEEVARYAFNGAEFSTERAVMLGDFYLKDVWRFAAIGQGFDGGLDALLRNFGGEVAEEEPAQPQAAAPSFAPPAQTSPPPAFGAPAAAAPAQAPAPAPAPVPAPAQHFAPPAGATPPPAPADPAVHAAQTIVAPVNQPPGAAMPPPMAPTPYGQPGQQPPQQPQYGQVPGQQQVPGQSPPPPPGYGQQPQAPLPPGYGQPPAAPMPPGYSQQPQSGQFPGQPQAPHGVPQGAVPQGSGVAAALQKYREAPTGQRWTQQNEKLIRVDLGVAEQSILARQGSMVLYQGKVEFGYKGAGFAGRIVGNATGQEMQLMRCSGRGQVFLAEEGNHLHPIELQGDAICVSAENVLAFDETLQHEVRRIEGHGIPGGALFVMQFQGTGTVIVKTHGVPVVLPVTPTTFADCHAVVAWSAAAQAIVSSQVRMRSNAYAGSTGESVNLQFRGAPGNFIVVQPYEV; this is encoded by the coding sequence ATGGCCAGGGAATTCCAACGCGGCCACAAGGCCAAGATCAGTGACCTCACCGCGGGGACCGATCTGTACGTGGGCGTACAGATCTCGGCTCCCGGGCTGACCTTCGACATCAGCTGCTTCGGCCTCGACGCGAGCGAGCGACTGTCGGACGACCGTTACTTCATCTTCTTCAACCAGCCGAAGTCCCCCGAGGAGTCGATCCAGCTCCTCGGCGCGCAGGCGGGCGACACCGAGTCGTTCCGTGTCACGCTCGACCGCGTCCCGCAGCAGATCCAGCGGCTGTCGTTCACGGCGACGATCGACGGCGCCGGGCAGATGTCGCAGGTCGCCTCCGGGTACATCCGCATCGTCGCGGGCGGCGAGGAAGTGGCCCGCTACGCCTTCAACGGCGCGGAGTTCTCCACGGAGCGCGCCGTCATGCTGGGCGACTTCTATCTGAAGGACGTCTGGCGGTTCGCCGCGATCGGCCAGGGCTTCGACGGCGGGCTCGACGCCCTCCTGAGGAACTTCGGCGGAGAGGTCGCCGAGGAGGAGCCCGCGCAGCCGCAGGCCGCCGCGCCCTCCTTCGCCCCGCCCGCGCAGACCTCGCCGCCGCCCGCGTTCGGTGCCCCCGCGGCCGCCGCGCCCGCTCAGGCCCCCGCTCCCGCCCCGGCCCCTGTCCCGGCTCCCGCGCAGCACTTCGCGCCGCCCGCCGGCGCCACCCCGCCCCCGGCGCCCGCCGACCCGGCGGTGCACGCCGCGCAGACCATCGTGGCGCCCGTGAACCAGCCGCCAGGCGCCGCGATGCCGCCCCCGATGGCCCCCACGCCGTACGGCCAGCCCGGTCAGCAGCCCCCGCAGCAGCCGCAGTACGGCCAGGTGCCGGGCCAGCAGCAGGTCCCCGGCCAGAGCCCGCCCCCGCCGCCGGGCTATGGCCAGCAGCCTCAGGCCCCGCTGCCGCCCGGATACGGCCAGCCGCCCGCCGCACCGATGCCGCCCGGCTACAGCCAGCAGCCGCAGAGCGGGCAGTTCCCCGGTCAGCCCCAGGCTCCGCACGGAGTCCCACAGGGCGCCGTCCCCCAGGGCTCCGGTGTCGCCGCCGCTCTCCAGAAGTACCGGGAAGCCCCCACCGGCCAGCGCTGGACCCAGCAGAACGAGAAGCTGATCCGCGTCGACCTCGGCGTCGCCGAGCAGTCCATCCTCGCCCGCCAGGGCAGCATGGTGCTCTACCAGGGCAAGGTCGAGTTCGGCTACAAGGGCGCGGGTTTCGCCGGCCGTATCGTCGGCAACGCCACCGGCCAGGAGATGCAGCTGATGCGCTGCTCCGGCCGTGGCCAGGTCTTCCTCGCCGAAGAGGGCAACCACCTGCACCCCATCGAGCTCCAGGGCGACGCGATCTGCGTCTCCGCGGAGAACGTCCTCGCCTTCGACGAGACCCTCCAGCACGAGGTGCGCAGGATCGAGGGCCACGGCATCCCCGGTGGCGCGCTGTTCGTCATGCAGTTCCAGGGCACCGGCACGGTCATCGTGAAGACCCACGGCGTGCCCGTCGTGCTGCCCGTCACGCCGACGACGTTCGCCGACTGCCATGCCGTCGTCGCCTGGTCGGCGGCCGCTCAGGCGATCGTTTCCAGCCAGGTTCGCATGCGCAGCAACGCGTACGCGGGCTCCACGGGGGAGAGCGTGAACCTCCAGTTCCGTGGCGCGCCCGGCAATTTCATCGTCGTCCAGCCGTACGAGGTCTGA
- a CDS encoding AIM24 family protein, producing the protein MNQQLAGFAPAPVATRMENHGHHMVKVAMQTGNDLFARVGSMVAYEGFVQYEPNPPAVRQVAREWMTGEGAPLMKCSGDGLLYLADYGADVVVINLAGDSLSVNGTNLLAFDASLQWGVERVKGLAKFAGQGLWNIKISGQGWVALTSRGTPIVVDCGRGEDETYVDPDALIAWSPNLKVKGKRSFKAGSLIGRGSGEAYQMGFSGEGIVVVQPSEDSTDRLRARG; encoded by the coding sequence ATGAATCAGCAGCTCGCGGGCTTCGCCCCCGCACCCGTCGCCACCCGCATGGAGAACCACGGCCACCACATGGTCAAGGTGGCCATGCAGACGGGCAACGACCTCTTCGCGCGCGTGGGCTCGATGGTCGCCTACGAAGGGTTCGTGCAGTACGAGCCGAATCCGCCCGCCGTCCGCCAGGTCGCGCGCGAGTGGATGACCGGCGAGGGCGCGCCCTTGATGAAGTGCTCCGGAGACGGCTTGCTCTACCTCGCCGACTACGGAGCGGACGTCGTCGTCATCAACCTGGCGGGCGACTCCCTCTCGGTCAACGGCACCAATCTGCTCGCCTTCGACGCGTCCCTCCAGTGGGGCGTCGAGCGCGTCAAGGGCCTCGCCAAGTTCGCCGGGCAGGGCCTGTGGAACATCAAGATCTCCGGCCAGGGCTGGGTCGCGCTGACCTCCCGCGGCACGCCCATCGTCGTCGACTGCGGTCGCGGCGAGGACGAGACGTACGTCGACCCGGACGCCCTGATCGCCTGGTCCCCGAACCTCAAGGTGAAGGGCAAGCGCAGCTTCAAGGCCGGCTCCCTCATCGGGCGCGGCAGCGGCGAGGCCTACCAGATGGGCTTCTCCGGAGAGGGCATCGTCGTCGTACAGCCCAGTGAGGACAGCACCGACCGTCTCCGAGCACGGGGCTGA